In Astyanax mexicanus isolate ESR-SI-001 chromosome 5, AstMex3_surface, whole genome shotgun sequence, a single window of DNA contains:
- the psmd12 gene encoding 26S proteasome non-ATPase regulatory subunit 12 has protein sequence MSDDRSERSDGKIVKMEIDYSSTVDQRLPECEKMAKEGRLQEAVEGLLSLEKQTRTASDMVSTSRILVAIVQMCYEAKDWDSLNENIMLLSKRRSQLKQAVAKMVQECYKYVDALTDLPTKLRLIDTLRTVTAGKIYVEIERARLTKTLANIKEQSGEVKEAASILQELQVETYGSMEKKEKVEFILEQMRLCIAVKDYIRTQIISKKINTKFFQEEGTEESKLKYYNLMIQVDQHEGSYLSICKHYRAIYDTPCILEDSSKWQQALKSVVLYVVLSPYDNEQSDLVHRISTDKKLEEIPKYKDLLKQFTTMELMRWSSLVEDYGKELREGSPDSPATDVFTYSEEGEKRWQDLKNRVVEHNIRIMAKYYTRITMKRMAGLLDLSIDESEEFLSNLVVNKTIYAKVDRLAGIINFQRPKDPNDLLNDWSHKLNSLMSLVNKTTHLIAKEEMIHNLQ, from the exons atgtCTGACGACAGGTCTGAGAGGTCGGATGGCAAGATTGTGAAGATGGAGATCGACTACAGCTCGACTGTAGACCAGCGTCTCCCTGAGTGTGAGAAAATGGCAAAA GAAGGGAGACTTCAGGAAGCTGTTGAAGGCCTGCTGTCTCTGGAGAAGCAAACAAGGACG GCTTCAGACATGGTGTCCACATCCAGGATTTTGGTGGCCATAGTGCAGATGTGTTATGAGGCTAAAGACTGGGATTCCCTGAATGAGAACATTATGCTGTTGTCAAAGAGGAGGAGTCAGCTGAAACAG GCTGTTGCTAAGATGGTGCAGGAGTGTTACAAATATGTGGATGCTCTTACTGACCTACCCACCAAACTGAGGCTCATCGACACGCTTCGAACCGTCACAGCTGGAAAG ATCTATGTGGAGATTGAGCGTGCCAGGCTCACTAAGACACTTGCCAACATTAAAGAACAGAGTGGAGAGGTGAAAGAGGCTGCATCCATTCTTCAGGAGCTACAG GTGGAAACGTATGGCTCCatggagaagaaggagaaggtgGAGTTTATTCTGGAGCAGATGAGGCTGTGCATCGCTGTTAAAGACTACATCCGCACTCAGATCATCAGCAAGAAGATCAACACTAAGTTCTTCCAGGAGGAGGGCACTGAG GAGTCCAAGTTGAAGTACTACAATCTAATGATTCAAGTGGACCAGCATGAAGGGTCTTACCTGTCCATCTGCAAACATTACCGAGCCATTTATGACACTCCCTGCATCCTGGAGGACAGCTCCAAATGGCAGCAG GCCCTAAAGAGTGTGGTTCTGTACGTAGTTCTGTCTCCTTATGACAATGAACAGTCTGATCTGGTTCATCGAATCAGCACAGACAAGAAACTTGAAGAAATCCCCAAATACAA GGACCTTCTGAAGCAGTTCACCACCATGGAGCTAATGCGCTGGTCCTCTCTGGTGGAGGATTATGGGAAGGAGCTGCGTGAGGGGTCTCCAGACAGCCCTGCCACTGATGTCTTTACCTACTCAGAGGAGGGAGAGAAGAGATGGCAGGACCTCAAAAACAGAGTAGTAGAACAT aacATACGGATTATGGCCAAGTATTACACAAGAATCACAATGAAGAGGATGGCTGGACTGCTTGACCTTTCCATTGAT GAGTCGGAGGAGTTTCTGTCCAACCTGGTCGTGAACAAGACCATCTATGCTAAAGTTGACCGTCTGGCAGGTATCATCAATTTCCAGAGGCCCAAAGACCCCAACGATCTGCTGAACGACTGGTCCCACAAACTGAACTCTCTCATGTCCCTCGTCAACAAAACCACCCACCTCATCGCCAAAGAGGAGATGATCCACAATCTGCAGTAG